In Myripristis murdjan chromosome 2, fMyrMur1.1, whole genome shotgun sequence, a genomic segment contains:
- the mbd5 gene encoding methyl-CpG-binding domain protein 5: MNGGKDCEAGDERQAVPVQVPIGWQRKLEHGGGVVYISPSGSVLSSLEQVKTYLLTDGTCKCGLECPLILHKVFNFDPGAAVKQRTAEDVKADEDVTKLCIHKRKLLAVATLHKSIETHPSLTLTSPGGGATPMVPAHSTSQRAIRTKSHEGLPNPAVPDCKNPFKMMMAAGQQQRLYPPQEVGGAQQPELYPGYPRQQRLGSGEPGPKSPYRAGYGGMLSPPPSSAKLYGDGSQSPSADTLGSPDGYPRTNPCGFPGAGSPGSASIHGNSRTPLSPPSVMLHGSPAGQPSCAMAGRTSTPLSPTATAKSPVMNMSVPRGNFPPGMDMPRAAFHHKTQPTLHPVPPPPSIPPSCALQKRQLTSEKDPLGILDPIPSKPVSQPTANAPNPPNFQPSIHSQVPMMNVNIPPPVIVPLPSNLPLPTVKPGPVGHGSHVQRTPQAGPASSMSPSPVTSPVHMAGPAHGRIEASPHRSRSSSTSSDHGSFAMPSGHQAPCGTMKVPPRSPRSAMGSPRPAMPSSPSTNKNDPLHQYKDSQLLSGMGNSVSTQQHSNPMYSPTSSSSSSSASSLATPSASQKGHTGLLGMPLNQILNQQNAASFPASSLLSAAAKAQLANQNKHSAGSSTAGLAAGGVGMAGMGAGGGGNGGGGGHPGSMSGPRGMEGHSTLNPMLPPNSTMLLNTPEGQSGRAALRDKLMAQQRDPLRKRKQSSGSAAVNHDNSNNMVYNILNKPSMGGPRMAGAGPVEQLRKVARLGSLPPNTSMAQLLQSMSCQSSHNLAGSSHRPGLGPGPGPPGAAQLHYSDGSPMVPGGPQHNLLAQQRLRGPGDTMQHCQNMDSSGGHPGAHQFPDMMAQMQASSMGSCGPMGPSSGPVGPDGMPLGRPNTNPPPLSHPGPHPPQQNLLHGMGRTNMVVMSHGGGDGGCTQAISETGNPSSLSCVIGGLQPHVNSGGGQMYQQPVHQGLQQGAAPHQAYQGQQHFSENPSYQDGNNASTGSMACLYQNYQQGMLPHPQYGEGQQRELQPQAEGLPAGTPGPDRLPGGGPESVDAIYRAVVDAASKGMHVTITTTVSGTTQASPVPALSAMSAFTASIGEPVNLPHVVNAVIHSHQEGEVLSQQPRPRQGRPGRAQKNLEPGKSTPDGQEANDYFRSPGRRTPRGQWDGEATHAGGFDTHSNNSSTWGGEEFLECSTQVRSSPCMERPASLAPAPPCPTEGSHDHGLALAPDKAFLDDSYRFNNCSRTPANYKERLEQTVERCAHINGATPQFSTRGYGEVLGPPRQELTGDDQSPSSSTSLEGPLATAKDYSHYNGHFNGMAPSPSDTKSLSSEEDLRQPDSPSSELLHYRSRTFNMGELVWGQLKGFPPWPAKLAGDEQVHSAAMQLREQAKVEPEKLKTLTHDLEALDRAAKRNRKPGKLNNHLEAAIHEAMSELDKMSGTVHQIPSRDRQVKLPKPKRRKISR, from the exons GAGGCAGGCCGTCCCTGTCCAGGTTCCCATTGGCTGGCAGCGCAAGTTGGAGCATGGTGGGGGCGTCGTCTACATAAG TCCGAGCGGTTCGGTGCTGTCCAGCCTGGAGCAGGTGAAAACCTACCTGTTGACAGATGGGACCTGCAAATGTGGCCTGGAGTGCCCACTCATCCTCCACAAG gTGTTCAACTTCGACCCGGGGGCTGCGGTCAAGCAGAGGACGGCAGAGGACGTGAAGGCAGACGAAGATGTCACCAAACTCTGCATCCACAAGAGGAAGCTGCTGGCTGTGGCCACGCTGCACAAGAGCATAGAGACACACCCATCTCTGACACTCACCAGTCCAGGGGGAG GTGCGACGCCTATGGTCCCTGCGCATTCCACGTCTCAACGAGCAATAAGGACTAAATCCCACGAGGGACTGCCCAACCCTGCTGTCCCCGACTGCAAGAACCCCTTCAAGATGATGATGGCAGCTGGACAGCAGCAGCGGCTGTACCCGCCTCAGGAGGTGGGTGGAGCCCAGCAGCCAGAGCTCTATCCAGGCTACCccaggcagcagaggctggGCAGCGGGGAGCCAGGTCCCAAATCCCCCTACCGGGCTGGATACGGGGGCATGCTCAGCCCGCCTCCCTCCAGTGCTAAGCTGTACGGAGATGGATCCCAGTCCCCCAGTGCAGACACCCTGGGCAGCCCCGACGGCTATCCAAGGACCAACCCCTGCGGATTCCCCGGAGCCGGCAGCCCCGGCTCGGCCTCCATCCATGGGAACAGCAGGACGCCCCTTTCCCCGCCCAGCGTGATGCTCCATGGCTCCCCCGCGGGCCAGCCGTCCTGCGCTATGGCAGGGAGGACTAGCACGCCCCTTTCACCCACAGCCACTGCCAAAAGCCCGGTCATGAACATGAGCGTGCCGCGGGGCAACTTCCCGCCTGGGATGGATATGCCCCGAGCAGCGTTCCACCACAAAACACAGCCCACCCTGCACCCTGTCCCACCCCCTCCATCCATACCTCCTTCCTGCGCCCTTCAGAAAAGACAGTTGACCTCTGAGAAAGACCCCTTGGGCATCCTGGACCCCATCCCCAGCAAGCCTGTCAGCCAGCCCACCGCCAACGCCCCAAATCCCCCCAACTTCCAGCCTAGCATCCACTCTCAGGTACCAATGATGAATGTAAACATCCCCCCACCCGTCATTGTCCCCTTGCCAAGCAACTTACCTTTACCCACAGTCAAGCCCGGGCCCGTGGGGCATGGCAGCCATGTTCAGAGGACTCCACAGGCCGGTCCGGCCTCCTCCATGTCCCCCTCTCCTGTCACCTCTCCTGTCCACATGGCTGGTCCCGCCCACGGGCGGATAGAGGCCTCCCCCCATCGCTCAcggtcctcctccacctcctctgacCATGGGAGCTTCGCCATGCCTTCGGGGCACCAGGCCCCATGCGGCACCATGAAGGTCCCTCCTCGCTCCCCCCGATCGGCGATGGGCTCTCCCAGGCCAGCCATGCCCTCCAGCCCCTCCACCAACAAGAACGACCCGCTCCACCAGTACAAAGACTCCCAGCTGCTGTCTGGGATGGGAAACTCCGTCAGCACCCAGCAGCACAGCAACCCTATGTATTCAcccacctcctcctcgtcctcctcatccGCCTCTTCCTTGGCCACCCCCAGTGCTTCCCAGAAGGGCCACACAGGTCTGCTCGGGATGCCCCTCAACCAGATCCTCAACCAACAGAATGCCGCCTCCTTCCCTGCCAGCAGCCTCCTGTCAGCCGCAGCCAAAGCACAGCtagcaaatcaaaacaaacacagcgcTGGCAGCAGCACCGCTGGCTTGGCTGCTGGTGGTGTTGGGATGGCAGGCATGGGGGCGGGCGGCGGAGGTAATGGAGGGGGCGGCGGGCACCCCGGCTCTATGAGCGGCCCTCGAGGCATGGAGGGACACAGCACTTTAAACCCCATGCTCCCGCCCAACTCCACCATGCTGCTCAACACACCTGAGGGCCAGAGCGGCCGTGCAGCGCTGAGAGACAAGCTGATGGCGCAGCAGAGGGACCCGCTGCGCAAACGCAAGCAGTCGTCCGGCAGCGCCGCGGTCAACCACGACAACTCTAACAACATGGTCTACAACATACTAAACAAACCGAGCATGGGAGGACCCCGGATGGCGGGGGCCGGTCCCGTGGAGCAACTGCGGAAGGTGGCCCGACTGGGAAGCCTCCCCCCGAACACCTCCATGGCCCAGCTCCTCCAATCCATGAGCTGCCAGAGCTCCCACAACCTGGCCGGGAGCAGCCACCGTCCTGGCCTCGGCCCAGGCCCCGGTCCTCCGGGAGCTGCACAGCTGCACTACAGTGACGGCAGCCCAATGGTCCCTGGGGGCCCCCAGCACAACCTCCTCGCCCAACAGAGGCTGCGGGGCCCTGGGGACACCATGCAGCACTGCCAGAACATGGACTCCTCTGGGGGCCACCCGGGTGCCCACCAGTTCCCTGACATGATGGCCCAGATGCAGGCCTCGTCCATGGGGAGCTGTGGGCCAATGGGGCCCAGCAGCGGACCGGTGGGCCCTGATGGCATGCCTCTGGGACGCCCCAACACTAACCCCCCACCACTGTCCCATCCTGGCCCTCACCCCCCACAGCAGAACCTCCTCCATGGGATGGGACGGACTAACATGGTGGTGATGTCACATGGAGGCGGTGATGGAGGCTGCACGCAGGCCATTTCTGAGACAG GAAACCCCTCGTCCCTCAGCTGTGTTATCGGCGGCCTGCAGCCTCACGTGAACAGCGGTGGAGGTCAGATGTACCAGCAGCCGGTCCACCAGGGCCTGCAGCAGGGTGCCGCCCCCCACCAGGCCTACCAGGGCCAGCAGCACTTCTCTGAAAACCCCTCCTACCAGGACGGCAACAACGCCAGCACCGGCTCCATGGCCTGCCTCTACCAGAACTACCAG CAAGGGATGTTGCCCCATCCGCAGTATGGGGAGGGGCAGCAGCGGGAGCTCCAGCCCCAGGCCGAGGGGCTTCCAGCGGGTACGCCGGGTCCTGACAGGCTCCCGGGCGGAGGCCCCGAGTCAGTGGACGCCATCTACAGAGCTGTGGTAGACGCCGCCAGCAAGGGCATGCACGTAaccatcaccaccacagtgAGTGGGACCACGCAGGCCAGCCCGGTGCCTGCCCTCAGCGCCATGAGTGCCTTCACCGCCTCCATCGGGGAGCCCGTCAACCTCCCCCACGTGGTCAACGCCGTCATCCACAGCCACCAGGAAGGGGAGGTGCTTTCCCAGCAGCCCAGACCAAGGCAAGGCAGGCCGGGCCGGGCTCAGAAGAACCTGGAGCCGGGGAAGAGCACCCCAGATGGCCAGGAAGCCAATGATTACTTCCGTTCCCCCGGGCGCAGGACCCCCAGGGGGCAGTGGGATGGGGAGGCGACGCACGCTGGAGGCTTCGACACTCACAGTAACAACAGCAGCACCTGGGGCGGCGAGGAGTTCCTGGAGTGTTCCACCCAGGTGAGGAGCAGTCCTTGCATGGAGCGACCTGCCAGCCTGGCCCCCGCCCCTCCCTGCCCCACCGAGGGGTCCCACGACCACGGCTTGGCCCTCGCCCCCGATAAAGCCTTCCTCGATGATAGCTACCGCTTTAACAACTGCAGCCGGACACCTGCCAACTACAAGGAGCGTCTGGAGCAGACTGTGGAGCGCTGCGCCCACATCAACGGCGCCACGCCCCAGTTCAGCACCCGGGGGTACGGTGAGGTGCTGGGCCCCCCGCGGCAGGAGCTGACGGGGGACGACCAGTCGCCCAGCTCCTCCACCAGCCTGGAGGGGCCGCTGGCCACGGCCAAAGACTACAGCCACTACAATGGCCACTTTAACGGCATGGCGCCCAGCCCGTCGGACACAAAGAGCCTGAGCAGCGAGGAGGACCTGCGGCAGCCGGACTCGCCCTCCTCAGAGCTGCTCCACTACCGGTCCAGGACCTTCAACATGGGGGAGCTGGTGTGGGGCCAGCTGAAGGGCTTCCCACCCTGGCCTGCCAAGCTGGCCGGGGACGAACAAGTGCACAGCGCTGCCATGCAGCTCCGGGAGCAGGCCAAG GTAGAGCCAGAGAAGCTAAAAACACTAACTCACGACTTGGAGGCACTTGACCGAGCCGCCAAAAGAAACCGGAA ACCGGGGAAACTGAATAATCATTTGGAAGCTGCTATCCACGAGGCCATGAGTGAGCTGGATAAGATGTCGGGCACA GTCCATCAGATCCCCTCGAGGGATCGTCAGGTCAAGCTACCCAAGCCTAAGAGGAGGAAGATTTCCAGATAA